The following proteins are encoded in a genomic region of Alnus glutinosa chromosome 8, dhAlnGlut1.1, whole genome shotgun sequence:
- the LOC133875081 gene encoding protein NRT1/ PTR FAMILY 2.11-like: MENNDRGTMEDNEKAITTDETKINYRGWKSMPFIIGNETFEKLGAIGTLANLLIYLTGVFNMKSITAATIITIFNGTANFSTLLGAFLCDTYFGRYKTLGFATIASFMGLLAIQLTAAIKNLHPPHCVSGQNDTCKGPTAGQMAFLLAGFGLLIVGAAGIRPCNLAFGADQFNPGTESGKKGINSFFNWYFFTFTFAQLVSLTLIVYVQSNVSWAIGLGIPAILMLMSCALFFAGSKMYVKVKATGSPVTSVAQVIAVATKKRQLKPPEHPWLSLFNYISPSSINSRLPYSDQFRFLDKAAILTPQDQINPDGSATDQWNLCTMQQVEEVKCLLRVIPIWFAAIIYYLVIVQQNTYAVFQAVQSNRQLGNTNFKIPPATYVVFLMLSLTIWIPIYDRILVPFLQRLTGKEGGITILQRMGIGIFLAIITMLVSALVEERRRTIALTEPNMGIADRRGAISSMSGLWLIPQLVVAGLVEAFATVAQVEFYYKQFPENMRSIGGSFLYCGMGLSSYLSSLLISIVHRTTNGAASGNWLPEDLNKGRLDYFYYTVGALQVLNFCYFLVCSRWYRYKGTGEDTLEDNLGSIQLEKKTTV, encoded by the exons atgGAGAACAATGATAGAGGAACCATGGAGGACAATGAGAAAGCTATTACAACTGATGAGACAAAAATCAACTACAGAGGATGGAAATCCATGCCATTTATCATAG GTAATGAAACTTTTGAGAAACTGGGAGCCATTGGAACCTTGGCCAACCTCTTGATCTATCTTACTGGTGTCTTCAACATGAAGAGTATTACAGCTGCAACTATCATCACCATCTTCAATGGTACCGCCAACTTTTCCACCTTGCTTGGAGCTTTCCTTTGTGACACTTACTTTGGTCGCTATAAGACTTTGGGATTTGCAACAATCGCCTCCTTTATG GGATTGCTTGCAATACAACTAACAGCGGCAATCAAGAATCTGCATCCACCCCACTGCGTATCAGGACAGAATGACACTTGCAAAGGGCCAACAGCAGGGCAAATGGCATTTCTGCTGGCTGGGTTTGGACTGCTAATAGTAGGAGCTGCTGGCATCCGGCCATGCAACTTGGCCTTTGGAGCCGACCAGTTCAACCCTGGAACAGAATCTGGGAAGAAGGGAATCAATAGCTTTTTCAATTGGTACTTCTTTACCTTTACTTTTGCCCAGCTGGTATCCTTGACACTCATTGTGTATGTGCAGTCTAATGTGAGCTGGGCTATAGGTTTAGGAATCCCAGCAATTCTAATGCTCATGTCATGTGCACTCTTTTTCGCTGGTTCAAAAATGTATGTAAAAGTGAAAGCCACAGGTAGTCCTGTGACCAGTGTGGCACAGGTCATAGCGGTTGCTACTAAGAAAAGGCAGTTAAAGCCACCAGAACATCCATGGCTTTCCCTCTTCAACTATATATCTCCTAGTTCTATCAACTCCAGGCTTCCTTACTCGGACCAATTCAG ATTCCTGGATAAAGCAGCAATCTTGACCCCCCAAGACCAAATAAACCCGGATGGATCAGCAACTGATCAATGGAACCTTTGCACCATGCAGCAAGTGGAAGAAGTGAAATGCTTGCTGAGAGTGATTCCTATATGGTTTGCAGCCATCATATACTATCTTGTTATTGTCCAACAGAACACATACGCAGTTTTCCAAGCCGTTCAATCTAACAGACAACTAGGAAACACCAACTTCAAGATCCCACCTGCAACATATGTTGTCTTCTTGATGCTGAGCTTGACCATATGGATACCCATCTATGACAGAATACTTGTACCATTCCTTCAAAGGCTCACAGGAAAAGAAGGAGGCATCACAATCCTCCAGAGGATGGGCATTGGCATATTTCTCGCCATAATCACAATGCTAGTATCTGCCTTGGTGGAAGAGCGTCGAAGGACCATAGCTCTAACCGAGCCAAATATGGGAATTGCAGACAGAAGAGGTGCCATTTCCTCGATGTCAGGTCTATGGTTGATTCCTCAACTCGTGGTAGCAGGACTAGTTGAAGCATTTGCTACTGTTGCCCAAGTTGAGTTCTACTACAAGCAATTCCCCGAGAACATGAGAAGCATTGGCGGGTCTTTTTTATATTGTGGCATGGGACTTTCAAGCTATTTGAGTAGTCTCCTGATATCAATAGTTCATCGAACGACAAACGGGGCTGCAAGTGGAAATTGGTTGCCGGAAGATCTTAACAAGGGAAGATTGGATTACTTTTATTACACAGTTGGTGCTCTACAGGTCTTGAACTTCTGCTACTTTCTAGTTTGCTCAAGGTGGTACAGGTACAAAGGGACTGGCGAGGACACCCTCGAAGACAACCTAGGATCAATACAATTGGAAAAAAAGACTACTGTCTGA